In Nitrospira lenta, one genomic interval encodes:
- the tatC gene encoding twin-arginine translocase subunit TatC: MSRSPVGPAAGCPHTMAQFINPLAAHISTVKRRLIIIAATLLAALIATFSFSADMIAWLNRPFPNQLVFYGPTEALFASIKVSFLSAVIVSLPVIFYQFWKFVEPALLQKEQRWAIPLFLLAGGLFILGLVFCNLVILPLVIDFFVSFGMDRDITPQLSVGTYIDFNVKFLLIFGCAFELPLALTLLAVAGVVTAKQLAQYRKHAIMAALIISAIVTPDATLFTMLLMAVPMMVLYEIGIWGAWMFGRGKDGNGGIDLPLDPDLPMGSAGTRMR; the protein is encoded by the coding sequence ATGTCCCGGTCGCCGGTCGGTCCGGCGGCCGGGTGCCCACACACCATGGCCCAGTTCATCAACCCGCTTGCCGCCCATATCAGTACCGTCAAGCGGCGATTGATCATCATCGCGGCCACGTTATTGGCCGCGCTCATCGCCACCTTTTCCTTTTCCGCCGATATGATTGCCTGGCTGAACCGGCCCTTCCCCAATCAGCTGGTGTTTTACGGACCGACCGAAGCGCTGTTTGCGTCCATCAAAGTGTCCTTTCTGTCCGCGGTGATCGTCAGCCTTCCGGTGATCTTCTATCAATTCTGGAAGTTCGTCGAGCCGGCGTTGCTGCAGAAGGAACAGCGCTGGGCGATTCCGTTGTTCCTGCTGGCCGGAGGGCTATTCATTCTGGGGTTGGTCTTTTGCAATCTGGTCATCCTGCCGCTGGTGATCGACTTTTTCGTCAGCTTCGGAATGGATCGGGATATCACGCCGCAATTGAGCGTGGGGACCTATATCGATTTCAACGTGAAGTTCCTGCTGATTTTTGGTTGCGCCTTCGAGTTGCCGTTGGCCCTCACCTTGCTGGCCGTCGCCGGTGTCGTCACGGCCAAACAGCTGGCGCAATATCGCAAGCACGCGATTATGGCAGCCTTGATCATTTCGGCGATCGTGACGCCGGATGCCACGCTCTTTACCATGCTCTTGATGGCGGTGCCGATGATGGTATTGTATGAGATCGGCATTTGGGGCGCATGGATGTTCGGGCGCGGGAAGGACGGCAACGGCGGCATCGACCTTCCGCTGGATCCTGATTTGCCGATGGGATCCGCGGGAACGCGGATGCGATAA
- a CDS encoding TolC family protein: MTTTRSTALLFALLLTIPAPAMAQPTGSGDVTTKGRFLGLQQAIETGLQNHPVVQEANAGLAASSARTDQTKSLYYPQVYANADGSAGSGRINPRFLVGGALLQPNLSTYTAGVLASQRIYDFGFTKNLVESSQYGERAQEQDVNARRALVIVSIQRSYLNSLKRQKLVHIAEETVRERGIITGQIETLYRQQLKSKLDLDLVKVELVNAESLLVRSRNDLKSSFADLNRTMGVAGSEDYTLEDITTEVKVPRALTELISDSLTHPELKRAKEQTASAEAKKRAMKSQYLPTVSAIASGGYYDTFDPNRNVATGGWWAAGGMVSMPLFTGGLIENQVKEAAAQQAAAQAQSSNIEQALTQQVTNAYLDAVTFTQQIKLAEELVKTAQEALSLAKQRYKLGLGTIVEVTQSEVGLTTAQTKLAEAQYDYKIAEVTLAYAAGGSAQLQIDPTIR; encoded by the coding sequence ATGACAACTACTCGATCGACCGCACTTCTCTTTGCCTTGCTGCTGACGATTCCCGCGCCGGCAATGGCTCAACCGACCGGGTCCGGCGACGTGACAACCAAGGGCCGCTTTCTCGGCCTACAGCAGGCGATTGAAACAGGTCTACAAAACCATCCCGTCGTGCAGGAAGCCAACGCCGGCCTTGCCGCCTCCAGTGCGAGGACGGACCAGACCAAGTCGCTCTACTATCCGCAAGTCTATGCCAATGCTGATGGGTCGGCGGGATCCGGACGCATCAATCCTCGCTTCTTGGTCGGCGGCGCCTTACTCCAACCCAATTTGAGCACCTATACGGCCGGTGTCCTCGCCAGCCAACGGATCTACGATTTCGGCTTTACGAAAAATCTGGTGGAATCGTCCCAATACGGCGAGCGGGCCCAAGAGCAGGACGTCAACGCCCGGCGCGCGCTCGTCATCGTCTCCATTCAACGCAGCTATTTGAACAGTCTCAAGCGTCAGAAGCTTGTCCACATCGCGGAAGAAACGGTGCGGGAACGCGGGATCATTACCGGCCAGATCGAAACGCTCTATCGCCAGCAACTCAAGTCCAAACTGGATCTGGATCTGGTGAAGGTGGAACTGGTCAACGCGGAATCGCTGCTCGTCCGCAGCCGGAATGATTTGAAGTCCAGTTTTGCCGATCTCAACCGCACGATGGGTGTCGCCGGATCGGAGGATTACACGCTGGAAGACATCACCACCGAGGTAAAAGTTCCGCGTGCGCTCACTGAGTTGATCTCAGACAGCCTGACCCATCCGGAGTTGAAACGGGCGAAGGAGCAGACCGCGTCGGCCGAGGCGAAGAAACGGGCCATGAAGAGCCAATACCTGCCAACGGTCTCCGCGATTGCCAGCGGCGGGTACTACGACACCTTCGACCCCAACCGCAATGTGGCAACCGGCGGCTGGTGGGCGGCCGGTGGGATGGTGTCCATGCCGCTCTTTACAGGCGGGCTCATCGAAAATCAGGTGAAAGAAGCGGCGGCGCAACAGGCGGCAGCCCAGGCCCAGAGCAGCAACATCGAGCAAGCCCTCACGCAACAGGTCACGAACGCTTATCTCGATGCGGTTACATTCACACAGCAAATCAAGCTGGCGGAGGAGCTGGTGAAGACCGCGCAGGAAGCCCTGAGTCTTGCCAAGCAGCGGTACAAACTCGGCCTCGGCACGATCGTGGAAGTGACACAGTCTGAAGTGGGGTTAACCACGGCACAAACGAAGCTGGCCGAAGCACAGTACGATTACAAGATCGCCGAGGTGACACTCGCCTATGCCGCAGGCGGTAGTGCGCAGCTACAAATCGACCCGACTATTCGATAA
- a CDS encoding peptidylprolyl isomerase: MADAGNTTKATISVASKGQALGDIVLNFFPDVAPGHVKNFIDLAKKGFYNGTTFHRVIPGFMIQGGDPNSKNPDRSTHGMGGPGHKVKAEFNSKPHKRGIVSMARSNDPDSAGSQFFVCVADANFLDWQYTVFGEVVSGMDVVDKVVGMKRDGNDNPFERVEMTVAITE; encoded by the coding sequence ATGGCAGACGCAGGCAATACGACGAAGGCGACGATCAGCGTGGCGAGCAAGGGGCAGGCGTTGGGCGACATTGTGTTGAATTTTTTCCCCGACGTGGCGCCGGGCCATGTGAAGAACTTTATCGATCTCGCGAAGAAGGGCTTCTATAACGGGACGACCTTCCATCGCGTCATTCCAGGATTCATGATTCAGGGCGGCGATCCCAACAGTAAGAATCCAGACCGGTCGACGCATGGCATGGGCGGCCCCGGTCATAAAGTGAAGGCGGAGTTCAACAGCAAGCCGCATAAGCGCGGGATCGTCTCGATGGCCCGGTCGAACGATCCGGACAGCGCCGGCTCACAGTTTTTTGTCTGCGTGGCCGATGCCAATTTCCTGGATTGGCAGTACACGGTGTTTGGTGAAGTCGTCAGCGGGATGGATGTCGTGGATAAAGTCGTTGGCATGAAGCGCGATGGGAACGACAATCCTTTCGAGCGCGTTGAGATGACGGTCGCCATCACGGAGTAA
- a CDS encoding tetratricopeptide repeat protein, which produces MKLLMIVCVVCALVGMGACSSKPKPRVFVPLALIDGGVKPQAITATEQGTQAYQAKQFEDAKKYFEQAVTVAPQSGQAHYNFALALNALGDTEAARQHFLEAANLAPGDKTIWDSPALSPYGNPNVPKVHKEHQYGTSRPGIGSGPR; this is translated from the coding sequence GTGAAACTGCTGATGATCGTCTGTGTGGTGTGTGCGCTGGTAGGGATGGGGGCCTGTTCCTCGAAGCCGAAACCGCGTGTCTTCGTACCACTGGCGCTCATAGATGGCGGCGTGAAGCCTCAAGCGATTACCGCGACGGAGCAAGGCACTCAGGCGTACCAGGCGAAACAGTTTGAGGACGCCAAGAAATATTTCGAGCAGGCGGTGACCGTTGCGCCGCAGTCGGGCCAAGCCCATTATAACTTTGCGCTGGCGCTCAATGCGCTGGGCGACACCGAAGCCGCCCGGCAACACTTTCTGGAAGCGGCGAATCTGGCGCCCGGTGACAAGACTATTTGGGACTCCCCGGCGTTGTCTCCTTACGGCAATCCGAATGTGCCTAAAGTGCATAAAGAGCATCAGTATGGAACCTCACGACCTGGAATTGGCAGCGGACCACGGTAG
- a CDS encoding YdcH family protein, giving the protein MQTEQGLADQLRQTSREFKSLEETHHRLDGELNELQRRHVLTPQEEVVKKHLQKEKLAMKDKMAELLRQYREQGTVHAAH; this is encoded by the coding sequence ATGCAGACTGAACAGGGACTCGCGGACCAGCTTCGACAGACCAGCCGTGAGTTCAAATCGCTTGAGGAAACCCATCACCGGCTCGACGGTGAGCTGAACGAATTGCAACGACGTCATGTGCTGACGCCCCAGGAAGAAGTCGTGAAGAAGCATCTGCAAAAAGAAAAATTGGCAATGAAAGACAAGATGGCGGAGTTGCTCCGTCAATATCGCGAGCAAGGCACCGTCCACGCCGCGCACTAA
- the bcp gene encoding thioredoxin-dependent thiol peroxidase has product MAKELAVGMKAPAFSLPDQDGKTVALKSLKDTQVVLYFYPKDDTSGCTKESCGFRDAMASIKKAGAVVIGVSFDGQTSHQKFIAKYDLPFTLLSDLEKAVATAYDVYKEKSMYGRKYMGIERSTFVIDTEGKLKAIFRKVKVDGHVDEVLAALRA; this is encoded by the coding sequence ATGGCCAAGGAACTCGCAGTCGGGATGAAGGCGCCGGCATTCTCGTTGCCGGATCAGGATGGGAAGACGGTTGCGTTGAAAAGCCTCAAGGATACGCAGGTGGTGCTATATTTTTATCCGAAAGACGATACGTCCGGATGCACCAAAGAGTCCTGTGGGTTTCGCGATGCGATGGCGTCGATCAAAAAGGCGGGCGCGGTCGTGATCGGGGTGAGTTTCGACGGCCAGACGTCTCACCAGAAGTTTATCGCCAAATATGACTTGCCGTTTACGCTGCTGAGCGATCTCGAAAAGGCAGTGGCGACGGCGTACGACGTGTATAAAGAAAAGAGTATGTACGGCAGGAAATATATGGGCATCGAACGGAGCACGTTCGTCATCGATACCGAAGGCAAGCTGAAGGCCATCTTTCGGAAAGTCAAAGTCGATGGTCACGTCGACGAGGTCCTGGCCGCCTTGCGCGCATAA
- a CDS encoding ligand-binding sensor domain-containing protein — protein MKSFTCIVSACLLLCGLAVSSSGAEPPAPPLDMPSPHGQVPDSDAFGPDGPFGQTIASVQALTLSGKDTIYAGSFGNGIFRSSDRGATWTGVGAGVNDPFILSMATGRDGTIYAGTFRGGVFRSKDEGKSWQSINDGLKRLEVKALLVTNDGIYAGTSGGAYRLNAAGDKWTIVTSGLDDVLVHSLVRSTDGTLFAGTSGKGILRYKQNATGWVRMQQGLKDHEGMIENFIRVLAIDREQGIYAGTFDGGVFRSGDGGSSWKAISRALPNDSIRGIVIINEGLIVATGNGIFKTVDKGRQWTPLNKGLTNLSIQVMTGGGTGPLYAGTSSGVFRSDDGQSWMAVNQGLDAGLAPPPFRFR, from the coding sequence ATGAAATCCTTCACCTGCATCGTCTCTGCCTGTTTACTGCTCTGCGGATTGGCTGTGTCTTCTTCCGGTGCAGAGCCGCCGGCTCCGCCACTGGATATGCCTTCTCCGCATGGGCAGGTGCCGGATAGCGACGCATTCGGGCCGGATGGTCCCTTCGGGCAGACCATCGCGAGCGTGCAGGCACTCACGCTCTCCGGCAAAGATACGATCTATGCAGGCTCTTTCGGGAACGGCATTTTCCGCAGCAGCGATCGGGGCGCCACCTGGACCGGCGTCGGTGCCGGGGTCAACGATCCCTTCATCCTCTCCATGGCGACCGGGCGTGACGGAACTATCTATGCCGGAACATTCAGGGGCGGCGTGTTTCGGTCTAAAGATGAGGGCAAGTCCTGGCAGTCGATCAACGACGGGTTGAAGCGGCTGGAGGTCAAGGCACTGCTGGTGACGAATGACGGGATTTACGCCGGGACCTCTGGTGGAGCCTATCGCTTGAATGCGGCCGGTGATAAGTGGACGATCGTGACATCCGGATTGGACGACGTGCTGGTCCACTCACTGGTGCGGTCGACAGACGGCACGCTCTTCGCGGGTACCTCGGGGAAAGGCATTCTCCGGTATAAGCAGAACGCCACCGGATGGGTCCGTATGCAACAGGGTCTCAAAGACCATGAGGGCATGATCGAGAATTTTATCCGGGTCTTGGCCATCGACCGGGAACAGGGGATTTATGCCGGTACCTTCGACGGTGGCGTGTTTCGCAGCGGAGACGGTGGATCCAGTTGGAAGGCGATCAGCCGTGCGTTACCCAACGATTCCATTCGGGGCATCGTGATCATCAATGAAGGGCTGATCGTGGCGACGGGTAACGGCATTTTCAAGACGGTCGACAAGGGGCGGCAATGGACGCCGCTGAACAAAGGGCTGACGAATCTTTCGATTCAAGTCATGACCGGTGGCGGGACGGGGCCGCTGTATGCCGGGACAAGTTCCGGGGTGTTTCGCAGCGACGATGGACAGAGTTGGATGGCAGTGAACCAGGGATTGGACGCGGGGTTGGCTCCGCCTCCATTCCGTTTTCGATAA
- a CDS encoding protein phosphatase 2C domain-containing protein, translating to MSAWVGVGRSDIGLVRAMNQDAFVTVDHLGFWAVADGMGGHAGGEVAAQSAIATAAARAALFADPLRNGRCTPQDFLQDVMMQAHDAVLTRARSDTRLARMGTTLVTLLMTAGATPIAHLAHVGDSRGYLFRDGRLTQSTRDHTLIETYLARGIITPAMAKTHPDRHVLTRAIGISRSAKPDLLDLPLQLSDILLLCSDGLTKMLDDSAIADIMKDAQGDPVLVCDRLIEHSLARGGEDNVTVVAIAHR from the coding sequence ATGAGCGCCTGGGTGGGAGTCGGACGGAGCGACATCGGGCTCGTCCGCGCGATGAATCAAGATGCCTTCGTCACGGTAGACCATCTCGGGTTCTGGGCCGTAGCCGACGGCATGGGCGGTCATGCCGGCGGAGAGGTCGCCGCCCAATCCGCAATCGCCACCGCCGCCGCGCGGGCCGCGCTGTTCGCCGATCCGCTCCGCAACGGTCGCTGTACGCCGCAGGACTTTCTGCAGGATGTCATGATGCAGGCGCACGACGCCGTCCTAACGCGCGCCCGATCGGATACTCGGCTGGCCAGAATGGGGACGACGCTGGTCACGCTCCTGATGACCGCCGGAGCCACGCCGATTGCGCATCTTGCCCATGTGGGCGATAGCCGCGGCTACCTGTTCCGAGACGGCCGTCTCACACAATCGACCCGTGACCATACATTGATCGAAACCTATCTCGCCCGCGGAATCATCACCCCGGCAATGGCCAAGACCCATCCAGATCGGCATGTGCTGACTAGAGCCATCGGAATTTCCCGCTCTGCAAAACCGGATCTCCTCGATCTGCCGCTCCAACTCTCCGACATCCTACTGCTCTGTTCCGATGGCCTCACCAAAATGCTGGACGATAGCGCGATCGCCGACATCATGAAGGATGCGCAGGGCGATCCGGTTCTCGTGTGCGATCGTTTGATTGAACACTCACTCGCACGCGGCGGTGAAGACAATGTGACGGTCGTCGCAATCGCGCACCGCTGA
- the rimI gene encoding ribosomal protein S18-alanine N-acetyltransferase — MDSAIQIIPATLADLPDLLRLEEACFSAPWTRKMLEAELTGNQFAHFLVARETAKTATTDGPIVGSLCFWIVFEEVRLMNLAVAEQMRRRGIAAALVDSALHTGLMQAATRAVLEVRASNQAALALYRRFGFTQVSVRPAYYSNPVEDAVLMEMEPIVIPAGSGRRSAPVNKGGSVPAH, encoded by the coding sequence GTGGATAGCGCAATCCAGATCATACCGGCCACCCTGGCCGATCTGCCCGATTTGTTACGCCTGGAAGAAGCTTGCTTCTCGGCCCCCTGGACGCGCAAAATGTTGGAGGCGGAACTGACCGGCAACCAGTTTGCACACTTTCTGGTGGCGCGTGAGACAGCGAAGACAGCGACAACGGATGGGCCGATCGTCGGGTCCCTGTGTTTTTGGATTGTGTTTGAAGAAGTGCGCCTGATGAATCTTGCCGTAGCGGAGCAGATGCGACGTCGAGGAATTGCCGCGGCCCTGGTGGATTCCGCCTTGCACACCGGGCTCATGCAAGCCGCCACCCGCGCCGTACTTGAGGTGCGGGCCTCCAACCAGGCCGCGCTCGCGCTCTACCGGCGCTTCGGATTCACGCAGGTGTCGGTCCGCCCCGCATATTATTCCAATCCAGTCGAAGATGCAGTGCTCATGGAGATGGAGCCGATTGTGATTCCCGCCGGCTCCGGGCGCAGGTCTGCGCCCGTCAACAAGGGAGGCTCAGTTCCCGCTCACTAA
- a CDS encoding cyclophilin-like fold protein encodes MMTDPAKRIRITVGGVQLEAELKGSKTAGEVYAALPVDAPINTWGEEFYFKLAGVKDYRETATNQVKVGDVAYWGAGQVLAIFFGRTPMSMGPDPVPADRVNVIGKIVGDATQFRRVMEATTIRVERV; translated from the coding sequence ATGATGACAGATCCAGCGAAGCGCATTCGTATCACTGTGGGCGGAGTACAACTTGAAGCCGAACTGAAGGGGTCGAAGACTGCCGGGGAGGTATACGCCGCCTTGCCGGTCGATGCGCCGATCAACACCTGGGGCGAAGAGTTTTACTTCAAGCTGGCTGGGGTCAAAGACTATCGTGAAACCGCGACCAATCAAGTAAAAGTCGGCGATGTTGCGTACTGGGGCGCGGGGCAGGTGCTGGCGATTTTCTTCGGTCGGACACCGATGAGCATGGGGCCCGATCCGGTGCCGGCGGATCGTGTCAATGTGATCGGAAAAATTGTGGGCGATGCGACACAGTTCCGCCGAGTCATGGAGGCGACCACCATCCGCGTCGAACGAGTCTAG
- the radA gene encoding DNA repair protein RadA, with product MRAKTSFSCQSCGHQSPRWIGRCPDCGGWNTMKEERQAPTGKGRPVAMKMAQAKATPIAEIEVVGEDRRLTRISEFDRVLGGGVIPGAVILIGGDPGIGKTTLLLQALPRLASKEAPVLYVSGEESPRQIKMRGQRLGIEHPNLLILAETSLEQILKAVQEIQPAALVVDSIQTVYTEQITSAPGSISQVQEVAGQLMSFAKRAGVPVFIIGHVTKEGAIAGPRLLEHIVDTVLYFEGDKGHSYRILRAVKNRFGSTNEIGVFEMKDGGLEEVANPSELFLAERPQHSTGSVVVSSLEGTRPILVELQALVSSTSYAMPKRVANGVELSRVSLLLAVMEKRLGMHLSGQDVYVNVVGGMHIDEPAIDLGIVAAVTSSLREVAIEPGLLVLGEVGLGGEVRAVSQAELRIREAAKMGFKRCLLPERNLAKVDPIDGIELIGIHEVGDALDVVFA from the coding sequence ATGCGTGCGAAGACCAGTTTTTCCTGCCAGTCCTGCGGGCATCAATCGCCGCGGTGGATCGGGCGTTGTCCCGATTGCGGCGGCTGGAATACGATGAAAGAAGAGCGGCAGGCGCCGACGGGCAAGGGGCGTCCGGTGGCCATGAAGATGGCGCAGGCCAAGGCCACGCCGATTGCCGAGATTGAAGTGGTGGGGGAAGACCGCCGGCTCACGCGGATCAGCGAGTTCGATCGGGTCTTGGGCGGCGGGGTCATTCCCGGCGCAGTCATTCTGATCGGCGGCGATCCCGGTATCGGCAAGACTACGTTGTTGTTACAAGCGTTACCGCGGTTGGCCTCGAAGGAAGCGCCGGTTCTGTATGTGTCTGGGGAAGAGTCTCCCCGCCAGATCAAAATGCGCGGGCAACGGCTGGGTATCGAGCATCCGAATCTGTTGATCCTGGCGGAAACGTCACTGGAGCAGATCCTCAAAGCCGTGCAGGAAATTCAACCAGCCGCGCTTGTCGTCGATTCCATTCAAACGGTCTATACCGAACAGATCACGTCGGCGCCAGGCAGTATCAGCCAGGTGCAGGAAGTCGCCGGCCAGCTCATGTCGTTTGCCAAGCGGGCAGGCGTGCCGGTCTTCATCATCGGGCATGTGACGAAAGAAGGGGCGATCGCCGGCCCCCGGCTGCTGGAACACATCGTCGATACGGTACTCTACTTCGAAGGCGATAAAGGTCATAGCTATCGGATTCTCCGTGCGGTCAAAAATCGCTTCGGCTCGACCAATGAGATCGGTGTGTTTGAAATGAAGGATGGCGGCCTCGAAGAAGTGGCTAACCCTTCTGAATTGTTTCTGGCCGAGCGGCCGCAGCACAGCACCGGGTCAGTTGTGGTGTCGAGCCTGGAAGGAACCAGGCCGATCCTCGTCGAGCTGCAAGCCCTGGTGTCGTCGACCAGCTATGCCATGCCGAAACGTGTGGCGAACGGAGTGGAGTTGAGCCGGGTTTCGCTACTGCTGGCGGTGATGGAGAAGCGCTTGGGAATGCATCTGTCCGGGCAGGATGTCTATGTGAATGTCGTCGGCGGCATGCATATCGATGAGCCGGCGATCGATCTCGGGATTGTCGCGGCGGTCACGTCCAGTCTCCGCGAAGTGGCAATTGAGCCGGGTTTATTGGTATTGGGAGAAGTCGGCCTTGGCGGAGAGGTGCGGGCCGTGAGCCAGGCGGAATTGCGGATACGGGAAGCGGCCAAAATGGGATTCAAACGCTGTCTGTTGCCGGAACGGAACCTGGCTAAGGTCGATCCGATCGATGGGATTGAGTTGATCGGCATCCATGAAGTGGGAGACGCGCTCGATGTCGTATTTGCGTAG
- the tsaB gene encoding tRNA (adenosine(37)-N6)-threonylcarbamoyltransferase complex dimerization subunit type 1 TsaB, which yields MKILAVETATSWQSVALLDDDKVLAREDQEATGAHGTLLLPAITRLLANAGLTLMQLDGLACSSGPGSFTGLRVGTATLLGLRAATDLPLVLVPTLEAMAWSLRGTSGPICPVLPSRKDEIYWAVFRWGTDGLVERLVSEHVGSPQALAQALTGTTTMFGEGWTMMEPAIRAALGPDVTIIPVSGDPVRPSAVTVGQAGIERLRRGEIAGDHVAPLYVQRTEAEIRYEQSGGVSPVARRQARVATKTAARAARQPRSTGKTRG from the coding sequence ATGAAAATCTTGGCTGTCGAAACGGCAACGTCCTGGCAGAGCGTCGCACTTCTCGACGACGACAAGGTGCTGGCGCGGGAAGATCAGGAGGCCACCGGTGCGCATGGCACGCTCTTGCTGCCGGCGATCACCAGACTGTTGGCTAACGCCGGACTCACGCTCATGCAGTTGGACGGGCTGGCTTGTTCCAGCGGGCCCGGTTCGTTTACCGGTTTGCGTGTGGGAACGGCGACGTTGCTGGGACTCCGGGCGGCCACCGATCTTCCGCTGGTTTTAGTTCCGACGTTGGAAGCCATGGCCTGGTCGCTCAGAGGAACATCCGGTCCGATCTGCCCCGTGCTCCCCAGCCGTAAAGATGAAATCTATTGGGCCGTGTTTCGTTGGGGCACCGATGGCCTGGTTGAGCGTCTCGTTTCTGAGCATGTCGGTTCGCCGCAGGCATTGGCACAGGCACTCACGGGTACGACCACCATGTTCGGGGAAGGATGGACGATGATGGAGCCGGCTATTCGAGCGGCCCTTGGCCCGGACGTCACGATCATTCCGGTCTCCGGAGATCCGGTGCGACCCTCGGCCGTCACCGTCGGTCAGGCCGGCATCGAACGGCTGCGCCGGGGTGAGATTGCCGGCGATCACGTCGCGCCCTTGTATGTCCAGCGAACCGAAGCAGAAATCCGCTACGAACAATCGGGCGGCGTCTCGCCAGTGGCCCGCCGGCAGGCCCGCGTGGCCACCAAAACCGCTGCCAGAGCGGCACGCCAACCTCGATCAACGGGGAAGACGCGTGGATAG
- a CDS encoding ribonuclease H-like domain-containing protein → MLPSTFVILPGIGPGTERRLWQEGLLTWNDFQSQARVPGISAHRKQWYDQELAQAQAAFDSGLLDYFTTRLPSRDHWRFFDLCEPRTLYLDIETTGTSPHDGEVTVVGLHRRGETVCLVRGETLTTERLQAELDACTLLVTFFGTSFDVPYLRAKFPTLRFSMPHFDLCFAARRLGLRGGLKQIERELGIERDSALQGLDGWDAVRLWMQWRAGDADARALLLAYNEADTANLAPLAKHVFEDILVRFGPASVGASMPLQREKQVGHI, encoded by the coding sequence ATGTTACCCTCAACCTTTGTGATCCTCCCGGGCATCGGACCTGGGACTGAACGGCGGCTCTGGCAAGAGGGCCTGCTGACCTGGAATGATTTTCAGAGTCAGGCACGGGTTCCCGGAATTTCGGCTCACCGCAAGCAGTGGTACGACCAGGAACTCGCTCAGGCTCAAGCGGCATTCGACTCCGGCCTCCTCGACTATTTCACCACACGATTGCCCAGCCGTGATCATTGGCGGTTCTTCGACCTCTGCGAGCCCCGCACGCTGTATTTGGACATCGAAACCACCGGCACCTCTCCGCATGACGGCGAGGTGACTGTCGTCGGATTGCACCGGCGAGGCGAGACCGTCTGTCTGGTCCGTGGAGAAACATTGACGACGGAACGGCTCCAGGCGGAATTGGATGCCTGCACGCTCCTCGTCACGTTTTTCGGAACGAGTTTTGATGTGCCGTACCTGCGCGCCAAATTCCCCACACTTAGGTTCTCCATGCCGCATTTCGATCTCTGCTTCGCCGCACGGAGGTTGGGATTGCGCGGCGGACTCAAACAGATCGAACGGGAGCTTGGGATCGAGCGGGATTCAGCCTTGCAAGGCCTGGACGGATGGGATGCCGTACGCCTCTGGATGCAATGGCGCGCAGGCGATGCCGATGCGCGGGCGCTGCTGCTGGCCTACAACGAAGCCGATACCGCCAACCTCGCGCCACTGGCGAAGCACGTGTTCGAGGATATTCTCGTTCGCTTCGGCCCGGCATCAGTGGGAGCCTCGATGCCCCTGCAACGGGAAAAGCAGGTCGGTCACATATGA